In a genomic window of Deltaproteobacteria bacterium:
- a CDS encoding CoA transferase, with translation MTTTAPLTGVRVLDFTHVLAGPFCTRLLADLGADVVRVESTKHPDYPWPSGYVAPDGRHASYLNTNRNKRSIAIDLKQEAGKDIALRLAQSADVIAENFSAGVLERLGLGYEKLRKSNPGIIYLSMSGYGHSGPRSDWTSMNMNLQGYSGLMTVTGAEGDPPTAISNSWNDYVGGLHACFAVQQALTQRNITNQGARLDLSQFECSASMIGPLLLASALNGTVPPRLGNRSLEVAPQGVYRCAGKDQWCAISVQNDEQWQALLRVIGDAAWGSDARFASVQGRREHHDEIDQHIEAWTKKRPHKAAEALLKSGGVCAERVRRIDDLMSDSVSTTVFHKMDEPRVGTMLTTALPFNYSTGPLPEPRSAPSLGEQTEEVLRDWLKLPDQEIHSLQEKGALV, from the coding sequence ATGACAACAACAGCTCCGCTTACCGGCGTTCGCGTGCTCGACTTCACCCATGTGCTTGCCGGGCCGTTTTGTACGCGCTTGCTCGCCGACCTTGGCGCCGACGTCGTGCGCGTCGAGAGCACCAAACATCCCGACTATCCTTGGCCGTCGGGGTACGTCGCGCCCGATGGGCGGCACGCGTCTTACTTGAATACCAACCGCAACAAGCGGTCGATCGCGATCGATCTAAAACAAGAGGCCGGGAAAGACATCGCTTTGCGGCTTGCCCAGTCGGCCGATGTCATTGCAGAGAACTTCAGCGCCGGAGTTCTGGAGAGGTTGGGACTCGGCTACGAAAAGCTGCGCAAGTCTAATCCGGGAATCATTTACCTTAGCATGTCCGGCTACGGCCACTCTGGACCGCGCAGTGACTGGACGAGCATGAACATGAACCTGCAGGGCTATAGCGGACTCATGACCGTTACCGGCGCAGAGGGAGACCCGCCGACCGCGATCTCAAATTCTTGGAACGACTATGTCGGCGGGCTGCACGCCTGTTTTGCCGTGCAGCAGGCATTGACGCAACGAAATATAACAAACCAGGGCGCGCGGCTCGACTTAAGCCAGTTCGAATGCAGCGCATCGATGATTGGCCCATTGCTGCTCGCCAGCGCGCTGAATGGCACGGTACCGCCGCGGCTCGGCAATCGCTCTTTAGAAGTCGCGCCCCAAGGCGTCTACCGCTGCGCCGGCAAGGACCAGTGGTGTGCCATTAGCGTGCAAAACGATGAGCAATGGCAAGCGTTGCTTCGGGTAATCGGTGATGCGGCCTGGGGATCGGACGCACGGTTCGCATCGGTACAAGGCAGGCGGGAACATCACGACGAGATTGATCAACACATCGAAGCGTGGACAAAGAAGCGGCCGCACAAAGCAGCCGAGGCTCTGTTGAAAAGTGGCGGCGTCTGCGCCGAGCGCGTGCGGCGCATCGACGATCTGATGAGCGACTCAGTTAGCACGACTGTTTTTCACAAGATGGACGAGCCCCGCGTCGGAACAATGCTAACAACGGCGCTGCCATTTAACTATTCCACCGGGCCGTTGCCCGAGCCGCGAAGTGCGCCGAGCCTGGGCGAGCAAACCGAGGAAGTGTTGCGCGATTGGTTGAAATTACCCGACCAGGAAATACATTCATTGCAAGAAAAGGGAGCGTTGGTCTAA